One genomic window of Polyangium aurulentum includes the following:
- a CDS encoding sigma-54-dependent transcriptional regulator, translating into MSRHDLLPALLPRLMQAAYFEDAATAALEAVLACADEAVAKSRFATSARLLRAMVHLRPSDGYQRLFGVEHRTGTQVEGTGYLTSANVWRWVAEHRCAVSVDVQLGALHARLPDGSVERSGPQEAAGVPGYETRQRMLGREATHVHVIPLRTPGGGVGGMIALEAHAKAAIGREFVWGDCEEQLELVASAAAPYLGALPPRPVRGAQTDALLPVVGRATAGLIEVLRVFAQQEETVLVSGPTGAGKSRLARWCHEQSQRKGKPFETLDLLSVPEELQMAELFGWKRGAFTGAMKDSVGAIARASQGTLFIDEIDKLSLKAQAGMLRVLEERRYRPLGDEGTERRADVRFVVGTNADLRAQVRAGKFREDLYYRINVLPVRLPALAERLDELPLWAEYMLGRRHEESGGGGAVRIAREAIDLLTSVPWPGNLRQLDNIIRRAYAISLSDRGGAGSDLVLARRHVERALAYDASPETGALVELLWRAASAFVQEAERRGPSAGPLSLDMADAFRGLVLAAAVQRRGRDDAFVLLGQQQLLKNRNHHRALKRELERVRELLRLVGGDVDPALAAVLDAAEESGEGR; encoded by the coding sequence ATGTCGCGCCATGATTTGCTCCCCGCGCTGCTCCCCCGCTTGATGCAAGCCGCCTACTTCGAAGACGCCGCCACGGCCGCGCTCGAGGCGGTCCTCGCTTGCGCGGACGAGGCGGTCGCCAAGAGCCGCTTCGCGACCAGCGCGCGCCTGCTCCGCGCCATGGTCCACCTCCGGCCGAGCGATGGATATCAGCGCCTCTTCGGCGTCGAGCACCGCACCGGCACGCAGGTCGAGGGCACGGGCTACCTCACCTCCGCCAACGTCTGGCGCTGGGTCGCCGAGCATCGCTGCGCGGTCTCGGTCGACGTGCAACTCGGCGCCCTTCACGCGCGACTGCCCGATGGGTCGGTCGAGCGAAGCGGGCCCCAGGAAGCGGCCGGCGTGCCGGGGTACGAGACGCGCCAGCGCATGCTCGGCCGCGAGGCCACGCACGTGCACGTCATCCCGCTGCGCACGCCCGGCGGCGGCGTGGGAGGCATGATCGCACTCGAGGCACACGCCAAGGCAGCGATCGGGCGCGAATTCGTGTGGGGCGACTGCGAGGAGCAGCTCGAGCTCGTCGCCAGCGCGGCCGCTCCTTACCTCGGCGCCCTGCCACCGCGCCCGGTCCGGGGCGCGCAGACGGATGCGCTCTTGCCAGTCGTCGGACGGGCGACGGCAGGGCTCATCGAGGTCCTGCGCGTCTTCGCCCAGCAAGAGGAGACCGTGCTCGTCAGCGGCCCGACCGGCGCGGGAAAATCGCGGCTCGCGCGCTGGTGTCACGAGCAATCGCAACGCAAGGGCAAGCCCTTCGAGACGCTCGATCTGCTCAGCGTGCCCGAGGAGCTTCAGATGGCCGAGCTCTTCGGCTGGAAACGCGGCGCGTTCACCGGCGCCATGAAGGATTCGGTAGGCGCAATCGCGCGCGCGTCGCAGGGCACGCTCTTCATTGACGAGATCGACAAGCTCTCACTCAAGGCCCAGGCGGGCATGCTGCGGGTGCTCGAGGAGCGGCGCTACAGGCCCCTCGGCGACGAGGGCACCGAGAGGCGCGCGGACGTGCGGTTCGTCGTTGGGACCAACGCCGACCTTCGCGCGCAGGTTCGCGCCGGCAAGTTCCGCGAGGACCTCTACTACCGCATCAATGTCCTTCCCGTGCGCCTGCCGGCGCTCGCCGAGCGGCTCGACGAGCTGCCCTTGTGGGCCGAATACATGCTCGGTCGGAGGCACGAAGAGTCGGGCGGCGGCGGCGCGGTGCGAATCGCACGCGAGGCCATCGATCTTTTGACGAGCGTGCCCTGGCCGGGCAACCTGCGGCAGCTCGACAACATCATCCGCAGGGCATATGCCATCTCGCTCTCGGACCGTGGCGGCGCGGGCAGTGATCTCGTGCTCGCGCGGCGGCACGTGGAGCGGGCGCTCGCCTACGATGCCTCACCCGAGACGGGCGCGCTCGTCGAGCTGCTATGGCGCGCGGCGAGCGCATTCGTGCAGGAGGCCGAGCGGCGCGGGCCGAGCGCGGGCCCGCTCTCGCTCGATATGGCCGATGCCTTCCGGGGGCTGGTGCTCGCCGCCGCAGTGCAGCGGCGAGGTCGTGACGATGCCTTCGTGCTGCTCGGCCAGCAGCAGCTCCTCAAGAACAGAAACCACCACCGCGCGCTGAAGAGGGAACTCGAGCGCGTGCGCGAGCTTCTGCGCCTGGTGGGCGGCGATGTCGATCCGGCGCTCGCCGCGGTACTGGATGCCGCCGAAGAGTCCGGCGAAGGGCGTTGA